Sequence from the Microbacterium dextranolyticum genome:
CGTGCAGATCGACCCCATGCTGGCTGCGCAGGGGATCGACCGGACGGACGCCGACGGCAACACCGTGCTCGATGCCGACGGCAATGCGCTGAAGGTGCCGTGGCCCGAACTCGCCGCGCGCATCGGCGCCGTCACCGGCCAGTCCGCGGCGGACGTGCAGAAGATCGTCGACGACGCGCTCGCCCTCGACCCCAAGAAGCGCTACGCGCTCATCAAGCAGTTCGTCTCGACGCAGGAGTATCAGGCCCTCGCCGCCCTGAAGCTGCCGTTCCTGACCTTTCCGTCGCATCCCTCGCGCACGTATCCGAACGGTGCCGTGGCGGGTAACATCCTGGGATTCGTCGGCTCGGACGGGACGCCCTTGGAGGGCATCGAGGACTTGCAGAACGCCTGTCTCGAGAAGACCGACGGCAAGATTACCTATCAGAGCGGTGCCGACGGCGTGATCATCCCCGGCACCGAGGTCGAGAAGCCCGCCGTGAACGGCGGCACGCTGAAGCTGACGATCGACACCGACCTGCAGTGGTACCTCCAGCAGCTCATCGCCGAGGAGACCGCGCACTACCAGGCCAACTGGGGCGGCATCATCGTCATGGAGGCCAAGACCGGCAAGATCCGGGCGATCGCCGAGACGCCGACCGTCGACCCCAACGACCCCGGTGCGTCCGCACCGGCGGATCGTGGATCGCGTCTGCTGCGCGTCGCGTACGAGCCCGGGTCGACCTTCAAGCCCATCACAGCGGCGACCGCCATCGAGCAGGCCGGACTGACCCCGACCTCGAGCGTCGAGACCCCGGATCGCATCACATTCCCCAACGGCGCGGTGATCAACGACTCCGAGAGCCACCCGACCCAGAACCTCACCCTCACCGGGGGACTCGTCGAGTCGTCGAACGTCGCCATGTCGCAGTTCGGCACGCTCGTTCCGCCGCAGGTGCGTCAGGACTACCTCACCCGCTTCGGCGTGGGCGGCGGCGATGCACTGGGGTGGTCGGGTGCACCCGATGCCGGGTTCAGCTCCAACGCGCCCGACTGGGATCCGCAGACGTACTACACGACGACGTTCGGCCAGGCCTTCACGGTCACCCCGGTGCAGGTCGCGAGCGTCTTCCAGACGATCGCGAACGGCGGTGTGCGGATGCCGGCGCGGCTGGTCGAGTCCTGCACGAAGGCGGACGGAACGGTCGTGACGCCCGACGAGCCGGCGCCGGTCCAGGTCATCAAGCCCGACACCGCGTCGCAGGTGTCGCAGATGCTCGAGAACGTCTACGCGCAGGGCACCCTCGCCGACGACATCAAGATCCCCGGCTACCGCCTCGCCGTCAAGACGGGCACCGCCCAGGTGCCCGACGGTCACGGCGGCTACAAGGACAACCTGTACATGACCTCGCTCGCGGGTTTCGCGCCCGCCGACGATCCGCAGTACGTTGTTCTGACGCTGTTCGACGAGCCGAAGACGAACACGATGTCCTCCGCGAACCGATCCGTCTTCAAGAAGGCGATGATGCAGGTGCTCACCCACTACCGCGT
This genomic interval carries:
- a CDS encoding peptidoglycan D,D-transpeptidase FtsI family protein, which codes for MTTRVSRSPRRRTVVALAVVLAVLGVFVVRLVDIQVVNANDHVNDAEEFATGASQTLYGARGEIVDANGSVLASSTVLYDVQIDPMLAAQGIDRTDADGNTVLDADGNALKVPWPELAARIGAVTGQSAADVQKIVDDALALDPKKRYALIKQFVSTQEYQALAALKLPFLTFPSHPSRTYPNGAVAGNILGFVGSDGTPLEGIEDLQNACLEKTDGKITYQSGADGVIIPGTEVEKPAVNGGTLKLTIDTDLQWYLQQLIAEETAHYQANWGGIIVMEAKTGKIRAIAETPTVDPNDPGASAPADRGSRLLRVAYEPGSTFKPITAATAIEQAGLTPTSSVETPDRITFPNGAVINDSESHPTQNLTLTGGLVESSNVAMSQFGTLVPPQVRQDYLTRFGVGGGDALGWSGAPDAGFSSNAPDWDPQTYYTTTFGQAFTVTPVQVASVFQTIANGGVRMPARLVESCTKADGTVVTPDEPAPVQVIKPDTASQVSQMLENVYAQGTLADDIKIPGYRLAVKTGTAQVPDGHGGYKDNLYMTSLAGFAPADDPQYVVLTLFDEPKTNTMSSANRSVFKKAMMQVLTHYRVMPSNSATPLLPITN